A DNA window from Anas acuta chromosome 4, bAnaAcu1.1, whole genome shotgun sequence contains the following coding sequences:
- the DTHD1 gene encoding death domain-containing protein 1 has translation MEMAEGRFTPSADKSELEKIWQLNLLARDVLLKSDKEERVEYVLRLSSSTRELSGSLSQHLGNITESLQDTCHLLSALHDKHKELTASPEYNDIIDCLQKMKDYLTNTVSHLQEAKNKLYAASCKPDDSQILTVQNTSGETSVCCSVGEAMESVQASCASPSQQSPKNPSPNKTESQNINQIQPSDTKTVAKEIFASTAENVSAQEQDISREPPVKKEDGEYRVLMTSTPEKKDNNGKDKPLRDSALTEKYSELACQDALKGTREGLPSQTLTDIYDKIVTSPCEEEEKAVVTELSKEVESEEHRLSEQMEDSKMKTNYEICTNGLITFLAQTCDLTAVNPSTNDSEVQKSGHWMNKEFLVEESGKNERKVVCFIKAPATALENLTCKIVNDTSSLVVDDCEELVSNVISIERSDYEKTIPFPINIAIPFTSCFRGNYREIMVKVTEVNFQSNYLTPISLEGYQGNHKEAFAEVKVYQLGVFSVLSCLKRETFTVPKAGLSQKLSMDSRISFYYPPETFSSPAAMQLKVQPIEPSLISTLKARHDMYYSVVSTSALVYVQHPSAQPFNNSVTITLPCPPNPEKKRQGDETEQVRAISATVKRVATAYHPRATSASVRKNGENLSDSLKLLGHRYKEREWMVFDDINIQNARNGLVSFELNEHLESFVVIRLSFLLETTYLLLFAQALEEAVCSTMSNVILYRKRENPNKIVVLLSASKELSWELQNLHEEGYFGPPEPTQQFPLREGEQIHFQFTGNIFASENGKDFGKGYRLTFHSQRKPKLELEIKEVDEFGNHSSPHYKGTAVFYKITREMITKEWKQPLPCADYQHQSPLCKLALTLPKHEKLVNRPRSTKRICSDSSEALWDSLLFWLAEELAEDNTSLLALRLPVRRSILQLVRLKCPDNLTQQIYELLCCWQKTLPRSADKQQLLSRYLQKSGRRDLSEELRCKWQNKVFA, from the exons ATGGAAATGGCTGAAGGTAGGTTTACACCTTCTGCGGACAAATCAGAACTGGAAAAGATCTGGCAACTGAACCTGCTAGCAAGAGATGTGCTTCTGAAAAGTGATAAAGAAGAGAGAGTGGAGTATGTGCTAAGACTGAGCTCTTCAACAAGAGAGCTGAGTGGATCTCTCAGCCAACACCTGGGGAACATTACAGAAAGCCTTCAAGACACTTGCCACTTGCTGAGTGCTCTCCATGACAAACACAAGGAATTGACTGCAAGTCCAG AGTACAACGACATTATAGATTgtctgcagaaaatgaaagattattTGACAAACACAGTTTCACACCTTCAAGAGgccaaaaataaactttatgcTGCTAGCTGCAAACCAGATGATTCTCAGATCCTGACTGTTCAAAATACTTCTGGGGAAACGAGTGTGTGTTGTTCTGTAGGAGAAGCAATGGAGTCTGTGCAAGCATCCTGTGCAAGTCCCAGTCAACAATCCCCCAAAAATCCTTCTCCTAACAAGACAGAAAGTCAGAACATTAATCAAATCCAGCCAAGTGACACTAAAACTGTggcaaaagaaatatttgcatcAACAGCTGAAAATGTATCTGCTCAAGAACAGGACATTAGCAGAGAACCTCCAGTGAAAAAGGAAGATGGTGAATACAGAGTGCTAATGACCTCTACTCCAgagaaaaaagataataatgGGAAAGATAAACCTCTCAGAGATAGTGctcttacagaaaaatattcagaactgGCTTGTCAAGACGCTCTTAAGGGCACTCGAGAAGGCCTTCCATCTCAGACATTGACAGATATTTACGACAAAATTGTCACAAGCCCttgtgaagaggaagaaaaggcagtAGTCACAGAACTGTCAAAAGAGGTGGAAAGTGAAGAACACAGACTGTCAGAGCAAATGGAAgacagtaaaatgaaaacaaattatgaGATTTGTACAAATGGTCTAATTACATTTTTAGCACAAACATGTGATCTTACTGCTGTGAATCCATCTACAAATGATTCAGAAGTGCAAAAATCTGGGCACTGGATGAACAAAGA gTTTCTAGTAGAAGAGAGTGGTAAGAATGAACGTAAAgtagtttgttttattaaagcCCCTGCAACTGCTCTGGAGAATCTGACGTGTAAGATAGTCAATGACACTAGTTCCTTGGTGGTTGATGATTGTGAGGAGCTGGTCAGCAATGTTATCAGTATTGAACGCTCTGATTATGAGAAAACAATCCCTTTCCCTATCAACATTGCAATCCCATTTACTTCATGCTTCAGAGGAAATTATCGGGAAATTATGGTGAAGGTGACCGAAGTGAACTTTCAATCAAATTACTTAACTCCCATTTCTTTGGAGGGATACCAAGGAAACCATAAG GAAGCATTTGCGGAAGTGAAAGTTTACCAGCTGggtgttttttctgtgttgtcatGCTTAAAGAGAGAAACATTTACTGTTCCAAAGGCAGGACTCTCACAAAAGCTGAGCATGGATTCTAGAATCTCTTTCTATTATCCTCCGGAAACATTCAGTTCTCCAGCAGCCATGCAGTTAAAG GTTCAGCCAATTGAACCATCACTGATATCCACACTGAAAGCAAGACATGATATGTACTATTCAGTGGTATCTACCAGTGCACTGGTTTATGTCCAGCATCCTTCAGCCCAACCGTTTAATAACTCAGTCACTATTACTCTACCTTGTCCTccaaacccagaaaaaaaaaggcaaggagaTGAGACAGAACAAGTGAGAGCCATCAGTGCTACAGTAAAGAGGGTTGCTACAGCATACCATCCTCG GGCTACAAGTGCTTCTGTGAGAAAGAATGGAGAGAATCTCAGCGATTCTTTGAAATTATTAGGTCATAGATACAAAGAACGGGAATGGATGGTGTTTGATGATATTAATATCCAGAATGCACGAAATGGGCTTGTATCATTTGAACTAAATGAACATTTAGAAAG CTTTGTGGTCATTCGGCTTTCATTCCTTTTGGAAACTACATATCTTCTCCTTTTTGCTCAGGCTCTGGAAGAAGCTGTTTGCAGCACAATGTCTAATGTGATATTGTATCGGAAAAGAGAAAACCCAAATAAAATAGTAGTCTTACTATCTGCATCCAAAGAATTGTCCTGGGAGCTTCAAAATCTCCACGAGGAGGGCTACTTTGGTCCCCCAGAACCTACGCAGCAGTTTCCATTAAGAGAAGGAGAGCAGATTCATTTTCAATTTACAGGCAATATATTTGCTTCAG aaaatggaaaagacttTGGAAAAGGCTACAGGTTGACTTTTCATTCACAAAGAAAGCCCAAGCTAGAGCTCGAAATTAAAGAAGTGGATGAGTTTGGTAACCACAGTTCACCTCATTACAAAGGAACAGctgttttttataaaattacCAGAGAGATGATAACCAAGGAATGGAAACAGCCCTTGCCATGTGCTGATTACCAACACCAGTCACCACTGTGCAAATTGGCACTAACATTACCAAAG CATGAAAAGTTGGTCAACCGTCCACGAAGCACAAAAAGAATTTGTTCTGATTCATCAG AGGCCCTATGGGACAGCTTGCTCTTTTGGCTTGCAGAAGAGCTTGCAGAAGATAATACATCACTGCTTGCTTTACGCCTCCCTGTTCGGCGGAGCATACTTCAGCTTGTTAGGCTGAAGTGCCCTGATAATTTAACACAGCAGATCTATGAGCTTCTTTGCTGCTGGCAAAAGACCCTTCCGAGGTCAGCTGATaaacagcagctcctgtctcgCTATTTGCAGAAGAGCGGCAGAAGGGATCTTTCAGAAGAACTTCGTTGTAAGTGGCAAAATAAAGTGTTCGCTTGA